One window from the genome of Nicotiana tomentosiformis chromosome 5, ASM39032v3, whole genome shotgun sequence encodes:
- the LOC104104282 gene encoding uncharacterized protein, translated as MGSRLGRRVVNFANLPIKLLMPSSFSNITEISLKTIPSASKIEIKRVLESLYGFEVEKVQTLNMDGKKKKRGGLLIAKPDYKKAYVTLKNPLSISRDLYPIRMIEEEKKNMSKKSKSSIVDDEPKKMHWLDEKRDMRSSSERRFSRGRDREHGGERSSDVGAAAAKFPWSSMRSYAPR; from the exons ATGGGAAGTCGATTAGGAAGAAGAGTTGTAAACTTCGCTAATCTTCCGATTAAGCTTCTCATGCCTTCTTCTTTCTCCAACATCACTGAGATCTCCCTCAAAACCATCCCCTCTGCTTCCAAG ATTGAGATAAAGAGGGTATTGGAGTCATTGTACGGCTTTGAAGTTGAAAAGGTCCAAACTTTAAACATGGatggaaagaagaagaagagaggtgGGCTATTAATTGCTAAACCAGACTACAAAAAAGCTTATGttacacttaagaaccctttgtCTATATCGAGGGATCTTTATCCTATACGAATGATcgaagaggaaaagaaaaatatgagCAAGAAATCTAAGTCTAGCATTGTTGATGATGAGCCTAAGAAGATGCATTGGCTTGACGAGAAGAGAGACATGAGGAGTAGTTCAGAGAGGAGATTCAGTCGTGGTCGTGATCGTGAACATGGTGGAGAACGTTCTTCAGATGTTGGTGCTGCAGCAGCAAAGTTCCCTTGGAGTAGTATGAGGTCTTATGCTCCTAGGTAG